Proteins encoded in a region of the Streptomyces akebiae genome:
- a CDS encoding response regulator yields MADSSFGPMRDESADEGSVGMGSAAGSPRKEPIRVLVVDDHALFRRGLEIVLAAEEDIQVVGEAGDGAEAVDKAADLLPDIVLMDVRMPKRGGIEACTSIKEVAPSAKIIMLTISDEEADLYDAIKAGATGYLLKEISTDEVATAIRAVADGQSQISPSMASKLLTEFKSMIQRTDERRLVPAPRLTDRELEVLKLVATGMNNRDIAKELFISENTVKNHVRNILEKLQLHSRMEAVVYAMREKILEIR; encoded by the coding sequence ATGGCGGACAGCAGTTTTGGACCGATGCGTGACGAGAGTGCCGACGAAGGCTCCGTCGGCATGGGATCCGCCGCGGGCTCCCCGCGCAAGGAACCGATCCGCGTTCTCGTGGTGGACGACCACGCGCTTTTCCGCCGCGGTCTGGAGATCGTGCTCGCCGCCGAGGAGGACATCCAGGTCGTCGGCGAGGCCGGTGACGGGGCGGAGGCGGTCGACAAGGCCGCGGATCTGCTGCCCGACATCGTGTTGATGGACGTACGGATGCCCAAGCGCGGCGGCATCGAGGCGTGCACCTCCATCAAGGAGGTGGCCCCCAGCGCGAAGATCATCATGCTGACGATCAGCGACGAGGAAGCCGACCTCTACGACGCGATCAAGGCCGGGGCCACCGGTTATCTCCTCAAGGAGATCTCCACGGACGAGGTGGCCACGGCCATTCGCGCGGTGGCCGACGGGCAGTCGCAGATCAGCCCCTCGATGGCGTCGAAGCTGCTCACCGAGTTCAAGTCCATGATCCAGCGAACCGACGAGCGGCGACTTGTGCCGGCGCCCCGGCTGACCGACCGGGAACTGGAAGTGCTCAAGCTCGTGGCGACCGGGATGAACAACCGGGACATCGCCAAGGAATTGTTCATCTCCGAGAACACCGTGAAGAACCATGTGCGCAACATCCTGGAGAAGCTGCAGCTGCACTCCAGGATGGAGGCCGTGGTGTACGCGATGCGGGAGAAGATCCTGGAGATCCGCTAG
- the hpf gene encoding ribosome hibernation-promoting factor, HPF/YfiA family: protein MDIVVKGRKTEVPERFRKHVAEKLKLEKIQKLDGKVISLDVEVSKEPNPRQADRSDRVEITLHSRGPVIRAEAAASDPYAALDLAADKLEARLRKQHDKRYTRRGARRLTAAEVADHVPGVATLNGNGYVADEEQSDGVPTKKIGSLEVKGEGPLIVREKTHVASPMTLDQALYEMELVGHDFYLFVDSETKEPSVVYRRHAYDYGVIHLSTDPMVAQAHADAAGGALGG from the coding sequence GTGGACATCGTCGTCAAGGGCCGCAAGACCGAGGTGCCCGAGCGGTTCCGCAAGCACGTGGCCGAGAAGCTGAAGCTGGAGAAGATCCAGAAGCTCGACGGCAAGGTGATCAGCCTCGACGTCGAGGTGTCCAAGGAGCCCAACCCTCGACAGGCCGACCGCAGTGACCGGGTGGAGATCACGCTCCACTCCCGCGGACCGGTGATCCGGGCGGAGGCAGCGGCCAGCGATCCGTATGCGGCGCTCGACCTGGCGGCGGACAAGCTCGAGGCCCGGCTGCGCAAGCAGCACGACAAGCGTTACACGCGCCGAGGCGCGCGCAGGCTCACGGCCGCGGAGGTGGCCGACCACGTCCCCGGCGTGGCGACCCTCAACGGCAACGGGTACGTCGCCGACGAGGAGCAGTCGGACGGTGTGCCCACCAAGAAGATCGGCTCGCTGGAGGTGAAGGGCGAAGGCCCCCTCATCGTCCGCGAGAAGACCCATGTCGCTTCCCCGATGACCCTCGACCAGGCTCTCTACGAGATGGAGCTGGTCGGGCACGACTTCTACCTCTTCGTCGACTCCGAGACCAAGGAACCGAGTGTCGTCTACCGGCGGCACGCCTACGACTACGGCGTCATCCACCTCAGCACGGACCCGATGGTCGCCCAGGCGCATGCGGACGCCGCGGGCGGCGCGCTCGGCGGCTGA
- a CDS encoding LpqB family beta-propeller domain-containing protein, producing MRATAYVGIGAVLLAGCASMPDSGDMRDVESTPRQDAKVRVFALPPAEDAEPQEIVRGFLEALTSDDLNYETARKYLTGDALKTWDPGESTTVLVEAPTAYTQVTGERSEADEYGFELSGKNVARVDGQHAYRPTGGQYRKPVHLTRVKETGQWRIDELPQGVVLGRSDFERNYKSINKYYFTSAAQSGEPGTVADPVYVRSQVDPVTQVVRDLLKGPTSWLNPVARTSFPSGTALLKGTKALTPDDQNRLVVPLNKKADRVSDSRCREMAAQLLFTLQDYMPTGVNEVELQGSTGAQLCLLGENEAGVVASHGLDRSAGYEYLIDGDRKLVRLSERDPVTTPSPVPGALGEGEKHLRSAAVSRGEDRAAGVSADGSELYVTPLTAGGTLGDPALRSAGATAKDRLTTPSWDGRGDLWVADRNPEKPRLLVLADGMGEPLEVRTPNLDGRIEAVRVAADGVRVALILESKGKRALYIGRIERDADAESTTVSIVELRSVTPDLEDVTAMSWAGDSQLVVVGREPGGVQQMRYVRVDGSPIPGSGPSALTGVEEIAASEDESQPLVAHSADGIVRLSPGQQWQTVVKEGSAPVYPG from the coding sequence ATGCGGGCGACGGCGTACGTCGGCATCGGTGCCGTGCTGCTGGCGGGGTGCGCCTCGATGCCGGACAGCGGGGACATGCGTGATGTCGAGTCCACGCCCAGGCAGGACGCCAAGGTGCGGGTCTTCGCGCTGCCGCCCGCGGAGGACGCCGAGCCGCAGGAGATCGTGCGGGGCTTCCTTGAGGCTCTGACCAGCGACGACCTGAACTACGAGACGGCCCGCAAGTACCTCACCGGTGATGCGTTGAAGACCTGGGATCCGGGTGAGTCGACCACGGTCCTCGTCGAGGCGCCCACCGCTTACACGCAGGTCACGGGGGAGCGGTCGGAGGCCGACGAGTACGGGTTCGAATTGTCCGGGAAGAACGTCGCCCGGGTCGACGGGCAGCACGCGTACAGGCCCACCGGCGGTCAGTACCGCAAGCCCGTTCACCTCACGCGTGTGAAGGAGACCGGGCAGTGGCGCATCGACGAGCTGCCGCAGGGCGTGGTGCTCGGCAGGTCGGACTTCGAGCGCAACTACAAGTCCATCAACAAGTACTACTTCACCTCCGCCGCGCAGTCCGGTGAGCCGGGGACGGTCGCCGATCCCGTCTATGTGCGCAGCCAGGTGGACCCGGTCACGCAGGTGGTCCGGGATCTGCTGAAGGGCCCCACCAGCTGGCTCAACCCGGTTGCGAGGACGAGTTTCCCGTCCGGTACGGCCCTGCTGAAGGGCACGAAGGCGTTGACACCCGACGACCAGAACAGGCTGGTCGTGCCGCTGAACAAGAAGGCCGACCGCGTCTCGGACAGCAGGTGCAGGGAGATGGCGGCCCAACTCCTCTTCACGCTCCAGGACTACATGCCCACGGGTGTGAACGAGGTGGAGCTGCAGGGATCGACCGGCGCCCAGTTGTGTCTGCTCGGCGAGAACGAGGCCGGCGTGGTCGCCTCGCACGGCCTCGACAGGAGCGCGGGGTACGAGTACCTCATCGACGGCGACCGCAAGCTCGTGCGGCTGTCCGAGCGGGATCCGGTGACGACACCGTCGCCCGTCCCCGGGGCGCTCGGGGAGGGGGAGAAGCATCTGAGGTCCGCCGCCGTGTCGCGTGGCGAGGACCGGGCGGCCGGTGTGTCGGCCGACGGGAGCGAGTTGTATGTGACACCGCTGACGGCGGGGGGCACGCTCGGCGACCCGGCGCTGCGCAGCGCCGGCGCCACCGCGAAGGACCGGCTGACGACGCCCAGTTGGGACGGGCGGGGAGACCTGTGGGTGGCCGACCGCAATCCCGAGAAGCCGCGGCTGCTGGTCCTGGCGGACGGCATGGGTGAGCCGCTGGAGGTCCGGACGCCCAACCTCGACGGGCGTATCGAGGCGGTGCGAGTGGCCGCCGACGGTGTGCGGGTCGCGCTGATCCTGGAGAGCAAGGGCAAGCGGGCGCTGTACATCGGGCGCATCGAACGGGACGCCGACGCGGAGAGCACCACCGTCTCGATCGTCGAACTGCGGTCCGTGACGCCGGACCTGGAGGACGTCACCGCCATGTCGTGGGCCGGGGACAGCCAACTCGTGGTCGTGGGGCGCGAACCCGGTGGCGTGCAGCAGATGCGGTACGTCCGGGTGGACGGCTCCCCGATACCGGGCTCCGGGCCTTCCGCGCTCACGGGCGTGGAGGAGATCGCCGCGTCCGAGGACGAGAGCCAGCCGCTGGTGGCGCACTCGGCCGACGGGATCGTGCGGCTGTCGCCGGGGCAGCAGTGGCAGACGGTGGTCAAGGAAGGGTCGGCGCCGGTCTATCCGGGATGA
- a CDS encoding ComF family protein encodes MRGWWQDLTDLVLPAECGGCGRPRAVLCPGCRAALTGAGPGRVRPDPEPSGLPVVHAAAPYEDAVRAALIAHKERGALALAGPLGSALAGAVRAGGGEGPVLLIPVPSARRAVRARGHDPARRIALAAAGVLRRTGTPARVAGVLRQRRAVADQSGLDSRQRLDNLAGALEVPAGGARLLGDGAVVLVDDLMTTGASLAEAARAVRAARDGRAAAVSGDRGAGPETREAERTRGVTGRASSDGTDSAGDGIRAAVVAAPPDSFQINRN; translated from the coding sequence ATGCGGGGGTGGTGGCAGGACCTCACGGACCTGGTGCTGCCGGCCGAGTGCGGAGGCTGCGGGAGGCCTCGCGCGGTGCTCTGTCCTGGGTGCCGTGCGGCTCTGACCGGGGCCGGGCCGGGTCGGGTGCGACCGGACCCGGAGCCGTCCGGGCTGCCCGTGGTGCACGCTGCGGCGCCGTACGAGGACGCGGTGCGGGCGGCGCTGATCGCGCACAAGGAACGGGGTGCACTGGCGCTCGCCGGACCGCTCGGCTCGGCCTTGGCGGGGGCCGTACGGGCGGGCGGCGGCGAGGGGCCGGTGCTGCTGATTCCGGTGCCGTCGGCGCGGCGGGCGGTGCGGGCGCGGGGGCACGACCCGGCGCGGCGGATCGCGCTCGCGGCGGCCGGGGTGCTGCGGCGCACCGGGACACCGGCTCGGGTGGCCGGGGTGCTGCGGCAGCGGCGTGCCGTGGCCGACCAGTCGGGGCTGGACTCCCGGCAGCGGCTGGACAACCTCGCCGGCGCTCTGGAGGTGCCCGCCGGGGGTGCACGGCTGCTGGGCGATGGGGCGGTCGTGCTCGTGGACGACCTGATGACGACCGGTGCCTCGCTCGCGGAGGCGGCCCGGGCGGTACGGGCGGCGAGGGACGGGCGGGCGGCAGCGGTGTCGGGAGACCGAGGAGCGGGACCGGAGACAAGGGAGGCTGAGCGAACACGAGGGGTGACCGGAAGGGCGAGCTCGGACGGCACCGACAGTGCCGGGGACGGGATCCGGGCGGCGGTGGTCGCCGCGCCTCCCGACTCTTTCCAAATAAACCGGAACTGA